Genomic segment of Streptomyces zhihengii:
TTGGATCGGTCCACTGGGCTCCTTCTGGCTTCTCCGGCCCTGCGGGTCGCCGGCCGATCGAGTGTGCATCATACACATCGCATGTATCGTGCACATACCGCGTGGTATACAGGCGGGGCACAGGCCGCCCCGGCCCGGCGAGGGGCGGCAGGGAGCCGGAGGAACACCGCGTGGACAAGCCCGTTGACCTGATCGAGTTCGAGACGATGCTGCTCGGCAGGTACGTGCACCTGCTCACGCCGCGCGCCCGCGGCGCGGACGACCGGCTCGACCGCAGCGCCTATCTGCTGCTCAGCCGTATCCGCGCCGAGGGCCCGATGACCATCGGCCGGCTCAGCGCGGCGTTCGGCCTCGACGCCTCCACGCTCAACCGGCAGACCGCCGCGATGCTCCGGGCGAAGGTGGTCCGGCGCATCGCCGACCCCGACGGCGGGATGGCCCGGAAGTTCGCCATCACCCCCGAGGGCGAACGCCGCCTGGACGCCGACCGGGGCCGCAACATCAGCGGTCTGGAACGGGTGATGGCGGAGTGGACCCCCGAGGAGGTCGCCGACTTCGCCGCCCACCTCAGCCGGTTCAACCGCGACATCGAACGCCTCGACGGCCGCCCCTGGCCCCGCGACTGACCTCGCGACCGACCCCGACCGCCGGGCGCGCGCAGGCGCGCCCCGTCAGGCGGGCAGGACGTGCGCACCACCCGCCCCGGCCGGGGAGCCGGCACCGTCACGGCGGCGCGGTCCGTCACGGCGGCGGGGCGGTCACGGCAGCGCGGGCCGGCTCCGCGGCCGGGCGGTCACAGCGGCGGGGCGGTCACGGCAGCACGGGCCGGCTCCACAGCCGGGCGGTCACAGCAGCACGGGCCGGCTCCGCAGCAGGGCGGTCACAGCGGCCGGGCGGTCACAGCAGCGCGGGCCGGCTCCACAGCCGGGCGGTCACAGCAGCACGGGCCGGCTCCGCGGCAGGACGGTCACAGCAGCCGGGCGGTCACAGCAGGGCGACGGGGAGCCGCGGGTCGGGGGCCGGCAGGTCCTGGCGGCGGCTCACGTTGAGCTTGCGGTAGACCCGGGTCAGGTGCTGCTCGACGGTGCTGACGGTGATGTGCAGCTTCCGTCCGATGTCGCGGTTGGAGTACCCCAGCGCGGCGAGTGCGGCCACCTTGCTCTCGGCTCCGCTGAGTTCCGCGCCGCCGGGCAGCGCCGGTGCCCCGCCGTCCGCCGCCGCGGGCGTCACCGGCCCCGTGCCGGGCGGGCGCAGCCGCGCCAGCAGTCCGTGCGCGCCGCAGGACTCGGCGGCGCCGCGCGCCCTGCGGGCCGCGTACCGCGCGCGCTTGCTCTCGCCCAGGGCCTCGTGGGCGTCGGCGGCGTCGACGAGCGTGCGGGCGAGCTCGTAGCGGTCGCCGGACGCCCGGAGCACGTCGACGGCCTGCCGCAGGATCTCCGGCCGCTGCTCGGGCCGGGACACCGCGGCCAGCGTCCGCAGGGCGACGCCGTACGAGCGGCCGGGCGGGGCGGCCCGGAGCGTGTCCAGCTCCTCGGAGACCAGCCGCCGGGCGCGGGTCGCCTCGCCGATCCGGGCCAGCGCCTCGGCGGCGGCGGTGCGCCAGGGGACGAGGCCCGGTGTGTCCATCCGCCAGCGCTGCACCAGCACCCCGCAGTCGAGGAAGTCGCGCAGCGCGGCGTGCGGCCGGGCGGTCTGGAGGCAGTAGCGGCCCCGGGCGTAGCGGTAGTGGAGTCCGGCGCGGCCCTCGTGCGTCTCGGCGGGCACCGGGCGCTGGAGCAGGGTGCCCGCGTCGTCCGGCCGGCCGGCGGCGAGCCGGACGAGCACGGCGGTGGCGAGCGGGGTGCCGATCTCGGCGCCCCAGTCCCCCGCCGTCATCCCGGACAGCGCCGCGGTGGCGAACCGCTCGGCGTCGGGCAGCATGCCCTGGCGCAGCGCCGCCTGGGCGGCCAGCGAGCTCAACTGGGCACGCCAGGCGGGGGCGTGGGCGAGGTCGGTCCCGGCGAGCAGCGCGGCGCACCAGGCGGATGCGGTGGCGGCGCGGTCCGCGTAGACCAGGGCGGACAGCGCGAGTGTCAGCGGTTCCAGGGTGTGTTCGGTGACGTGGTAGATCCGCAGGGCCTGTTCGGCCTCGTGGATGCCGCGCTCGTCGGCGGTGCCGCCGAGGACGGCGGCGAGCAGCCGGGTGGCCCGCCGGCGGAGGGCGTCGCCGTCCGACTCGGGCCCGCGGGCGTGCTGCCAGGGTGCGGCGTCGGGGTCGATGCTCCGGGCGACGCCGGGGTAGGAGACCGCGAGCCACAGGCCGAGCAGGCCCTTGGCGGCGGCGGCCGGGCCGTGTCCGTCGTCCGTCCCGTCGAGCCGGCGCAGGAGTTCGCGGGCCTCGTCGTGGCGGCCGTCCTGGAGCAGGCAGCGGACCATCACCGCGGCGTGCGCGGCGTCGAACCTCCCGGCGGTCAGATGGCCGACGACCGGGTCG
This window contains:
- a CDS encoding MarR family winged helix-turn-helix transcriptional regulator; translation: MDKPVDLIEFETMLLGRYVHLLTPRARGADDRLDRSAYLLLSRIRAEGPMTIGRLSAAFGLDASTLNRQTAAMLRAKVVRRIADPDGGMARKFAITPEGERRLDADRGRNISGLERVMAEWTPEEVADFAAHLSRFNRDIERLDGRPWPRD
- a CDS encoding helix-turn-helix transcriptional regulator, with product MFLAERSGETSRLRQVFSEVGGGRGRIVVVGGPAGSGRTALLKEAVDGLAVPVALLSAHCSRAEQNLPLGVIRQLFAGPAVGADRARQVADLLRRGAEEAGAAAGEESAHMGPADAAVAEELWSVVVDVSARTPVGIVVDDIRHADAHSLKYLLYFIRRSHTVRTAMVFVESDEMLPVYPLFQDELHQRTDVHYIRLSLLSRAGISAILCERLGHGNSSAVVDSCAEVTGGNPLLVRAFAADVESNAPAVPVSAGEAVGDAFRQAVTLCLRRSGAEALEAARVLALLGEGADPALVGRTLDIGPRTADRLLGLLRGTGLVTDDGFRHPAVRAAVLAQTPEAVRTGLESRIARVLYDSGAPSPVVASYLTAAPAPFDVADERWTWAVPVLRDAAELAAAENRVPQATAYLEQAHRAASGGCERAAILVALARLQRRSSPRAALRRLDPVVGHLTAGRFDAAHAAVMVRCLLQDGRHDEARELLRRLDGTDDGHGPAAAAKGLLGLWLAVSYPGVARSIDPDAAPWQHARGPESDGDALRRRATRLLAAVLGGTADERGIHEAEQALRIYHVTEHTLEPLTLALSALVYADRAATASAWCAALLAGTDLAHAPAWRAQLSSLAAQAALRQGMLPDAERFATAALSGMTAGDWGAEIGTPLATAVLVRLAAGRPDDAGTLLQRPVPAETHEGRAGLHYRYARGRYCLQTARPHAALRDFLDCGVLVQRWRMDTPGLVPWRTAAAEALARIGEATRARRLVSEELDTLRAAPPGRSYGVALRTLAAVSRPEQRPEILRQAVDVLRASGDRYELARTLVDAADAHEALGESKRARYAARRARGAAESCGAHGLLARLRPPGTGPVTPAAADGGAPALPGGAELSGAESKVAALAALGYSNRDIGRKLHITVSTVEQHLTRVYRKLNVSRRQDLPAPDPRLPVALL